AGGTTCTTTTGTTCCTCAAGCTATACCAACAGATGCCACCGATGTTGTTAGTGATGTAGGATTGTAACCCCCCAATTTCCCAACAAAAAGCTTTACTTTTGAGGGTGCTTTATTATAGAAGCACCCTTCAAATTTTTATTTAAGATATTTAGGAGATTTTCTTATGGCTAATGACATTTCTGTAGTCCGCAACATCGGTATTTCGGCTCACATCGATTCGGGTAAAACCACATTAACGGAACGTATTCTGTTTTACACCAAAAAGATCCACAAAATCGAGGAAGTACGCGGTAAAAGTGGTGTGGGTGCTACCATGGATTTCATGGACCTTGAACGTGAAAAAGGCATCACCATTCAGTCGGCTGCTACCTACGCCGAATGGAAAAAAACAGTTATTAACATTATTGATACCCCCGGCCACGTGGATTTTACCATCGAAGTGGAACGCGCGCTCCGTGTATTAGACGGTGCTATCCTGGTTCTCTGTTCGGTGTCGGGTGTTCAGTCTCAGTCTATCACCGTAGATCGCCAAATGACCCGCTATAACGTTCCTCGTATTGCTTTTGTGAATAAAATGGACCGTGCGGGTGCCGATCCTTTCCGTGTTACTGGCCAGCTAAGAGAAAAATTGGGCCACAATGCTCACATGATTGTATTGCCCATTGGGGCCGAAGACCGCTTCCAAGGTATTGTTGATTTAGTAGAAATGAAAGCCAATTATTATGATGGCGATAACGGTGAAAAAATCCGTATTGAAGAAATTCCTGCCGATCTTTTAGATAAAGCCAAAGAAATGCGCCACGATTTAGTGGGGGCTGTTTCCGATTTTGATGATCACGTAGCCGAACTCTTTTTAGAGGACAAAGAAGTTTCTGCCGATATTCTCCACAAGGCTATCCGTAAAGCTACCTTAAGCTTAAAATTTATTCCCGTGATGTGCGGTTCGGCTTACAAAAATAAAGGTGTGCAGCTATTATTAGATGCCGTGGCTCATTACTTGCCTAACCCTGCCGAAGTAGAAAACGTAGCCTTAGACCAAGATAAAGAAGAAGCTAAAGTAGTTCTCACGGCTGATCCTGCTAAACCCTTTGTAGGCTTGGCATTTAAGCTTGAAGACGGACGTTTTGGTCAGCTTACCTACATGCGTATTTATCAAGGTACCATCAATAAGGGCGACTTTATTGTGAACAGTACCAATCAGAAGAAAGTAAAAATCCCGCGCTTAGTACGTATGCATGCCGATGAAATGAACGATATTCAAAGTGCCAGCGCTGGTGACATTGTAGCTATCTTTGGTGTAGATTGCGCCTCGGGCGATACCTTTACCAATGGCGATATCCGTTACACCATGACCTCCATGCACGTACCCAATGCGGTTATTTCGCTTGCGGTAGAACCTAAAGAAAAATCGGCTGCGGCTAATTTTTCTAAAGCCCTTAACCGTTTTACTCGTGAAGATCCTACTTTCCGCGTGCACCGTGATGAAGAAAGTAACCAAACCATTATTTCGGGTATGGGTGAATTGCACTTGGAAATTTATATTGAACGCATGAAGCGTGAATATGCCTGCGAAGTGATTGCCGGCAAACCCCAGGTGGCTTATCGCGAAACCATTACGCAATCTACTCCCTTTGAATATCAGCACAAAAAGCAAACCGGTGGTTCGGGTCAATATGCTAAAATTTTGGGTATTTTTGAACCGCTCCCTGCCGATGCTGTAAACGATTACGAATTTGTGGATGAAATTGTGGGCGGTAAAATTCCCCGCGAATTTATCCCTTCTTGCGACAAAGGATTCCAAGAACAGCTTAAAAAAGGTTTGCTCATTGGTTTCCCCGTTGTAGGCTTCCGCGCCATTATTAATGACGGTGCGTACCACGATGTGGATTCGTCCGATTTGGCTTTCCGTCTTTGCGCCATGACCGCTATAAGAGAATACTATGCCAAGTGTAAACCGGTAGTGCTGGAGCCCATCATGAAGCTACAAACACAGGCTCCCGAAGAATTTCAGGGTGCAGTAATTGGCCAGGTTAACCAACGTCGCGGTGTTATTTTGGGAACATCTACCACCAATGCCTATGTGCAGGTAGATGCCGAAGTGCCTTTGTCTGAAATGTTTGGTTACTCCACCGATTTACGTAGCTCCACCCAGGGTAAGGGCGAGTTTACAATGGAATTCTTAAAGTATGCTCCAGTTCCTCGCCCTGTGCAGGATGAATTGGTGAAGAAATACCAAGAGAAGAGAGCTGCTGAAAACAAGTAAAACATGCTTCAACTATTACTTACAGAATTAGACTCTATCAAATTGAAATTTCAGGATAATGTTGCCTGTTATTGGGATTTGAAGAAGAAGCTCGACTGGGCCAAAAAGGAGAGTGGAGAATGCAGCTTTTTAAGCCGTCGTCTTCATACTCGCTTTTTGGAAACCGAAGAAGAATTTGAAGTGTTATTAAATGAGCTTAACGAGCTTGTTCAACAGCATTTACACAATAGTCATTTGCTGCCGTTATCGAGTTTGGATGATGTGCAGGATGCCTTAAAGCTGCGCCGTAAAATCCGCTATTTGCGCAATGCCTATGCGCACAATAATCCTGTTATTGAAGATACTCTTAAAAAATTAACCCGCGCTTTACCACGTTAAAAACTACTTTTTAACACGTTCCTGATAATCGCCGGTTTCGGTGTTGATGCGCAAGGTGTCGCCTTGTTTCACAAATTGGGGAACCTGCACTTGCAGGCCGTTAGAGAGCGTGGCTGATTTATAAGAAGCTGATGCTGTAGCACCCTTGATTTCGGGATCGGTTTCCACTACTTCAAAATCTAAAGTTTGCGGAAGCGCAATGCCCAAAGGTGTGGTTTCGTGGAAAGTAACCCCAATCACAAGCTCAGGATAGAGGTAATTGGCATTATCGCCCAAGGTGGTTTTGGATAATTCCAATTGTTCAAAATTTTCGGTGTCCATAAAGTGATAGGTTTCACCGTCGTTATATAAAAACTGCATTTTACGTTCAATAATAGAAACACGTTCAATTTTTTCAGTAGATGAAAAACGGAAATCTTTTTGAGTACCGTCGCGCACGTTACGGGCTTTTACCTGTACAAAGGCGCGTAAGTTACCAGGGGTGCGATGTTCCACCGAAAGGCAGGTCCACAGCTTGTTTTCGTAGTTAATTACATAGCCTTTTCTTAATTCGTTTCCGTTCACGTTCATATAAAATCTCCATCAAGTTTGAAGTGTTGAAGCCGGATTCACTATATGATATCCCCAAAAAAGGAAACCTTTTTTTGCCCTCTTTATGGAAAAATCACCCCTTACAACCCCTGTCCAGTTTGTAAAAGGCGTTGGGCCCTATATAGCGGGTTTGCTCGAAAAACGGGATGTACGCACCGTGAGTGATTTACTCTATTACTTTCCCTTTAAATATCTCGATCGTCGTCAAATTGATACCAGCCGAACGCTGCAAAACGGCCCCAACAAAAGCTTTGTAGGCGAGGTGGTGGGTGTGGGTAGCCGCCCTATGGGGCGTAATTTTAGGCGCAAGATCTATGAAATGGTTTTAAAAGATCAAACCGGCCTGGTACTTGTGGTGTGGTTTAACGGCAACGAAAAGTATCTAAAAAAACAATACCCCATTGGTAAAAAGCTGCTGGTTTTTGGAGAATGCCAATATTACAAAAACCACAAACAGTTTACGCACCCCGAAATATCCGAGTGGGATGAAGAAGAAGGGGCCGCATTGCCACCCATTATACCCGTATATCCACTCACCGAAGGGCTTTATCAAAAAACCATACGCAAAATTATTTTTCATACGCTCGACCAGTATTTAAAAGATATTGATGATACCAATATAACGGTACGGGCTTCGGGTGAATCTAAAGTAGGGCTTCACGAATCTATTTTGCATCTCCATAAACCACCTGCCGATGCAAGTATTGACGAATTAAATAATAAAAAAACAATCTGGCACCAGCGGGTTATTTACGATGAACTTTTCTTTTTGCAATTGGGTTTAGCCTTAAAGAAAAGAGGCTATCAAAAAGAATACGCCGAACCCCTGATTGCTACCTCTAAACAAATGGTTCAAAAAGCTTTGGGACTTGCACCGTTTAAATTAACAGGAGCACAAGAGAGAGTGGTGAGTGAAATATTTCACGATTTATCCAAAAATCATCCGGCTAACCGTTTGGTGCAAGGCGATGTGGGGAGTGGAAAAACATTTGTAGCCTTTTTATCGCTTTTGCGTGCTGTAGAAAATGGAGCACAAGGCGTGTTAATGGCACCTACCGAAGTATTAGCCGGACAGCATTTTAAAAATTTAGAGCCGTTGGCCCTTCAATTGGGTATTTCACTTAAGCTTCTAATGGGGTCTACATCCAAATCTGAAAAGGAGATGATCTACCAAAATATTCAGTTGGGGAAAGTTGACATTGTAATTGGTACACATGCGCTTATTCAAGATGATGTTACCTTTAAAAATTTGGGACTTGTGGTTATTGATGAGCAGCATCGTTTTGGTGTGCGTCAGCGTTTGGCTCTTAAAAATAAGGGGAAGAATGATAAAATAGTGCCGCACATTTTGGTGATGACAGCCACTCCCATACCGCGCACTTTATCGATGACGCTGTATGGCGATTTAGACGTGTCGATTATTGACGAAATGCCACAAGGCCGAAAGCCTATTAAAACTTATGTGTATAACGAAAAAATGCGCGAGCGTGCTTACGATTTAATTCGCAAGGAGCTGGATAAAAAACACCAGGCTTATTTTGTTTATCCGCTTATTGAAGAAAGTGAAAAGATCGATTTAAAAAATGCACAAACCATGTGTGTGCATTTAAAAGACGTGTTTCAAAGTTATGCAGTTGAACTGTTACACGGGAAAATGAGCGCCGATGAAAAAGATGAGATTATGGCGCGTTTTAAAAAAGGTGAAATCCATATTCTTGTTTCCACCACGGTGATTGAAGTAGGAGTCGATGTGCCTAATGCAACAGTGATGGTTATTGAACATGCCGAGCGTTTTGGGCTGTCTCAGCTGCATCAATTGCGCGGACGGGTTGGGCGAGGAGGGCATCAGGGATATTGTTTGCTGCTTGCTGGGTATAAGCGCTCGGAAGAAGCGCGTTTTCGCTTAAAAGTAATGGAGGATACCAATGATGGTTTTGTGATTTCGGAAGAAGATCTTAAAATAAGAGGGCCTGGAGATTTTTTAGGAACCCGTCAGGCCGGCATGCCCGAATTGAGGCTTGCTAATCTTGTAACCGACACCAAATTACTGGCGGCAGCCCGTAACAGAGCATTAGAAATAGTTGAAGAAAACCCAACACTCGACAAACCAGATTACAGTATATTAAAGAAAATTTTAAAAGATCGCTGGGAAGGAAAGCTGGCCTTGGCCGATGTGTCGTGATACCCTGTAAATCAATGAATCAACCACTTAGAAAACCTGAATGGCTTAAAAAGAAACTGCATGCGCAGGGTGTTTTGCCTATGAAAGACCGCCTGCGTGGGCTTAATCTGCATACGGTTTGCGAAGAAGCGCAATGCCCTAACTTAACCGAATGTTTTTCTAAAGGTGTGGCCACCATCATGATTATGGGCGATACCTGCACGCGTTCCTGTAAATTTTGTGCTGTAAAAACAGGCCGCCCGGGTAAGCTTGATCCCATGGAACCCAAAAATGTGGCCAACTGGATTGGTAACTTAAATCTCCGTCATGTGGTGATTACTTCTGTAGATCGTGATGATTTGCCTGATTTGGGTGCTAATCATTTTGCCGAAACCATTGAGGAAGTAAAAAAAGAACATCCTAAACTCATCGTGGAAGTACTCACGCCTGATTTTCAAGGAAAAGGCCCACTCATTGAACGCGTGTGTCAGGCCGAGCCTAAAATTTTTAACCATAATCTCGAAACAGTCGAGCGCTTAACACCATCAGTCCGTTCGGCGGCTAAATACAAGCGTTCGCTGGAAGTGATTAAATGGGTGAAAGATCATCATCCTAAACAAATCACCAAATCGGGCATTATGTTGGGTTTGGGCGAACAGGTAGAAGAGGTTTTAAAATCGATGCAAGATCTTAAAGATCACGGCTGCGACCTGTTAACCCTGGGTCAGTATTTGCAACCCACCAAAAAGCACTTGGAAGTTAAAGAGTTTATCCATCCCGATCAATTTGAAGATTATAAGATAAAAGGGCTGGAAATGGGCTTTAAGGCCGTTTTTTCGGGTCCATTTGTGCGTTCGTCGTATTTAGCCGAAAATTTGTATGAGGAGAGTTTAGGTAATTTTGCCTGTTAAACCCCTCGATACTATTTGATTTCTTTTAGCTTTTTAGCTAATACTACTGAGCAGTTCAAATCCTTCTATACACTATCCCCAAGCCTGCTCAGTACTAGCAGGGTCTTTTTTAGTGTTAGAACTAATGACCTGCTTGTCCCCAAACCATGAAACTCGATTTTCCTCGTTTAAAACGTCTTCCTCCTTACGTATTGGCGCAAGTGACAAGCCAGATGGCCGATCAGCGTAAAAAAGGGGATGATGTGATTAATTTAGGGATGGGTAATCCCGATCTTTCTACCCCGCAACATATTGTTGATAAGCTTGTTGAAGCGGCCAAAAAACCTAAAAATCATCGCTATTCTGTGTCGCGTGGTATTCCCAAACTGCGTCAGGCTATTTGCAAATGGTACAAACGCCGTTTTGATGTTGATCTCGATTGGGACACCGAAGCTATTGCTACCATGGGAGCCAAAGAAGGTCTTTCGCATATGATTTTGGCTGTGACCCAGCCGGGCGATATTGTGCTGGTGCCTAATCCCAGTTATCCCATTCATTTGTACGCGGCTGTTATTGCCGGTGCCGATATCCGTGGTATCCGTATGGATAACATGGATGATTTTTTCCCGGCTCTTGAGCGCTCGCTTAAAACAATTTTTCCAAAACCAAAATTTATCATCGTTTCTTTTCCTTCTAACCCCACAACGCATGTGGTGGAACTGCCGTTTTTTGAAGAGCTGGTGCGTTTTGCCAAAGCGAACGATATTTTTGTGATTCACGATTTTGCATATGCCGATACGGTATTTGACGGTTACAAAGCGCCCAGCATTCTTCAGGTAAAAGGGGCCAAGGATGTAGCTGTTGAACTTACCTCGCTTTCTAAGAGCTACAGTATGCCCGGTTGGCGTGTGGGTTTTGTATGTGG
This sequence is a window from bacterium. Protein-coding genes within it:
- the fusA gene encoding elongation factor G, with amino-acid sequence MANDISVVRNIGISAHIDSGKTTLTERILFYTKKIHKIEEVRGKSGVGATMDFMDLEREKGITIQSAATYAEWKKTVINIIDTPGHVDFTIEVERALRVLDGAILVLCSVSGVQSQSITVDRQMTRYNVPRIAFVNKMDRAGADPFRVTGQLREKLGHNAHMIVLPIGAEDRFQGIVDLVEMKANYYDGDNGEKIRIEEIPADLLDKAKEMRHDLVGAVSDFDDHVAELFLEDKEVSADILHKAIRKATLSLKFIPVMCGSAYKNKGVQLLLDAVAHYLPNPAEVENVALDQDKEEAKVVLTADPAKPFVGLAFKLEDGRFGQLTYMRIYQGTINKGDFIVNSTNQKKVKIPRLVRMHADEMNDIQSASAGDIVAIFGVDCASGDTFTNGDIRYTMTSMHVPNAVISLAVEPKEKSAAANFSKALNRFTREDPTFRVHRDEESNQTIISGMGELHLEIYIERMKREYACEVIAGKPQVAYRETITQSTPFEYQHKKQTGGSGQYAKILGIFEPLPADAVNDYEFVDEIVGGKIPREFIPSCDKGFQEQLKKGLLIGFPVVGFRAIINDGAYHDVDSSDLAFRLCAMTAIREYYAKCKPVVLEPIMKLQTQAPEEFQGAVIGQVNQRRGVILGTSTTNAYVQVDAEVPLSEMFGYSTDLRSSTQGKGEFTMEFLKYAPVPRPVQDELVKKYQEKRAAENK
- the efp gene encoding elongation factor P, whose translation is MNVNGNELRKGYVINYENKLWTCLSVEHRTPGNLRAFVQVKARNVRDGTQKDFRFSSTEKIERVSIIERKMQFLYNDGETYHFMDTENFEQLELSKTTLGDNANYLYPELVIGVTFHETTPLGIALPQTLDFEVVETDPEIKGATASASYKSATLSNGLQVQVPQFVKQGDTLRINTETGDYQERVKK
- the recG gene encoding ATP-dependent DNA helicase RecG, with product MEKSPLTTPVQFVKGVGPYIAGLLEKRDVRTVSDLLYYFPFKYLDRRQIDTSRTLQNGPNKSFVGEVVGVGSRPMGRNFRRKIYEMVLKDQTGLVLVVWFNGNEKYLKKQYPIGKKLLVFGECQYYKNHKQFTHPEISEWDEEEGAALPPIIPVYPLTEGLYQKTIRKIIFHTLDQYLKDIDDTNITVRASGESKVGLHESILHLHKPPADASIDELNNKKTIWHQRVIYDELFFLQLGLALKKRGYQKEYAEPLIATSKQMVQKALGLAPFKLTGAQERVVSEIFHDLSKNHPANRLVQGDVGSGKTFVAFLSLLRAVENGAQGVLMAPTEVLAGQHFKNLEPLALQLGISLKLLMGSTSKSEKEMIYQNIQLGKVDIVIGTHALIQDDVTFKNLGLVVIDEQHRFGVRQRLALKNKGKNDKIVPHILVMTATPIPRTLSMTLYGDLDVSIIDEMPQGRKPIKTYVYNEKMRERAYDLIRKELDKKHQAYFVYPLIEESEKIDLKNAQTMCVHLKDVFQSYAVELLHGKMSADEKDEIMARFKKGEIHILVSTTVIEVGVDVPNATVMVIEHAERFGLSQLHQLRGRVGRGGHQGYCLLLAGYKRSEEARFRLKVMEDTNDGFVISEEDLKIRGPGDFLGTRQAGMPELRLANLVTDTKLLAAARNRALEIVEENPTLDKPDYSILKKILKDRWEGKLALADVS
- the lipA gene encoding lipoyl synthase — encoded protein: MNQPLRKPEWLKKKLHAQGVLPMKDRLRGLNLHTVCEEAQCPNLTECFSKGVATIMIMGDTCTRSCKFCAVKTGRPGKLDPMEPKNVANWIGNLNLRHVVITSVDRDDLPDLGANHFAETIEEVKKEHPKLIVEVLTPDFQGKGPLIERVCQAEPKIFNHNLETVERLTPSVRSAAKYKRSLEVIKWVKDHHPKQITKSGIMLGLGEQVEEVLKSMQDLKDHGCDLLTLGQYLQPTKKHLEVKEFIHPDQFEDYKIKGLEMGFKAVFSGPFVRSSYLAENLYEESLGNFAC
- a CDS encoding aminotransferase class I/II-fold pyridoxal phosphate-dependent enzyme, coding for MKLDFPRLKRLPPYVLAQVTSQMADQRKKGDDVINLGMGNPDLSTPQHIVDKLVEAAKKPKNHRYSVSRGIPKLRQAICKWYKRRFDVDLDWDTEAIATMGAKEGLSHMILAVTQPGDIVLVPNPSYPIHLYAAVIAGADIRGIRMDNMDDFFPALERSLKTIFPKPKFIIVSFPSNPTTHVVELPFFEELVRFAKANDIFVIHDFAYADTVFDGYKAPSILQVKGAKDVAVELTSLSKSYSMPGWRVGFVCGNREIIGALQKIKSYFDYGMFQPVQIAATVALDGPDKCVWEGTAIYQKRRDVLCEGLTKAGWPIEKPKATMFVWAKIPEKFKDMGSLEFSKLLLAKAKVCVSPGIGFGEYGEGYVRFALVENEKRIRQAVTGIKKLLQSKK